Proteins encoded together in one Fibrobacter succinogenes window:
- a CDS encoding IMP cyclohydrolase, whose translation MNYTEEAKQNFNDLSKNPYPGRGIVLGTSADGKSYVQVYWIMGRSVNSRNRVFEIEADTGFMKTKAFDESKLTDPHLIIYYPARHTKDVQIITNGDQTDTIYNAIKLGGTFESALRTRQYEDDAPNFTPRISGIHYKNAEPAIYKLSILKSRNNSEDAGCERMTFEFEKALPGLGHFISTYETDGKPIPSFNGFPKLMPIFDSAEETLKAYWDALNVDNKVSLMVKWIDRETFEAKTIIVNKNV comes from the coding sequence ATGAATTACACAGAAGAAGCAAAACAGAATTTCAACGACCTCTCCAAGAACCCGTACCCGGGCCGTGGCATTGTGCTTGGCACGAGTGCCGATGGCAAGTCCTACGTGCAGGTTTACTGGATCATGGGCCGTAGCGTGAACAGCCGCAACCGCGTGTTTGAAATCGAAGCCGACACTGGTTTTATGAAGACCAAGGCTTTCGACGAATCGAAGCTCACGGACCCACACCTCATCATTTACTATCCGGCTCGCCATACGAAGGACGTGCAGATTATCACGAACGGCGACCAGACGGACACGATTTACAATGCTATCAAGCTTGGTGGTACGTTCGAAAGCGCTCTCCGCACTCGTCAGTACGAAGACGATGCCCCGAACTTCACGCCGCGTATTTCCGGCATCCACTACAAGAATGCTGAACCGGCTATCTACAAGCTCTCCATTCTCAAGAGCCGCAACAACAGCGAAGATGCTGGCTGCGAACGCATGACGTTTGAATTCGAAAAGGCTCTCCCGGGTCTCGGTCACTTCATCAGCACGTACGAAACGGACGGCAAGCCGATTCCGTCTTTCAACGGTTTCCCGAAACTCATGCCGATTTTTGACAGTGCCGAAGAAACGCTCAAGGCTTACTGGGACGCTCTGAACGTTGACAACAAGGTCTCCTTGATGGTCAAGTGGATTGACCGTGAAACCTTCGAAGCCAAGACGATTATTGTGAATAAGAACGTATAG